Below is a genomic region from Bacteroidales bacterium.
TTTAATATTTGCGGCAAAATTGTTTTCTGTTCCTGCATATCTTGCCGAATAAACACCCGGGCGTCCGCCCAACGCCTCAATTTCAAGCCCTGTGTCATCAGCAAAGCAATTCAATCCCAAAGCCTTATAAACTGTCCACGATTTTATAGACGCATTTTCTTCAATAGTAGAGCCATTTTCAACTATTTCATCTAAAAAGCCAACCTCATTCATCCCTACAATTTCAAAATTTTCAAATAAAATATTTGTAGCCTCTTCTAGCTTGTGCTTATTGTTTGTTGCAAAAATTAATTTCATAATAAAATAAGTTGAGCAAAAATAATCATAAAATCACTAAAAAAAAGTTAAATTTGCAAAACAAACTTTTATTATGTTACCCAAACGCTGGATATTAAAAAATCAAGGCAATGAAGAAACCATTCGCTTACTAATGGAAGAAGTGAATGTGAGTCGCACCATTGCAAATCTTTTAGCACAGCGTGGCATAACAACATTTGATGAAGCAAAAGCTTTTTTCAGACCTTCGCTAGACAGTTTGCACGACCCTTTCTTGATGAAAGATATGGATAAAGCTGTTGACAGGCTCATAAAAGCTATTGAACAAAAAGAGCGTATCCTTTTGTATGGTGACTATGACGTTGATGGAACCACTGCTGTTGCAACCATATACACATTCTTAAAAAGATTTAACATACCACTAGACTACTATATCCCAGACAGATTTACAGAAGGCTATGGCGTTTCAATTAAAGGAATAGACTATGCCATAGAAACAAAATGTAGCCTAATTATAGCTGTTGACTGCGGAATTAAAGATAAAGAAAAAACAAAATACGCAAAAGAAAATAATATTGATTTCATAATCTGCGACCACCACAGACCCGATGAAATCATTCCTGATGCTATTGCAGTGTTAGACCCTAAAAGAAAAGATTGCAACTATCCATTTAAAGAATTATCTGGTGCTGGAGTAGGATTTAAGCTAATGCAAGGCTTAGCAAGTAAACTAAAAATTAATTTTGATGAACTACGCAAACTTCTAGACTTTGTTACACTAAGTATTGCAGCCGACCTCGTTCCTATTACTGGCGAAAATAGAATAATTTCCTATTTTGGGCTAAAGAAAATAAACACCAATCCAAGTGCTGGCATTGAAGCTATAATGCGCACGGCAGGTATAAAGCGAAGACCTGACAGCTACTATAAAACCGACTACGCTTTTACTAAAAAAATTTCAATTTCCGACCTTGTCTTCGTTGTTGGACCTCGAGTAAATGCTGCTGGCAGAATGCAAAGCGGGATGAATTCTGTTGATTTGCTGATAAGCGAAAATGCTGATAATGCTGATAAAATTGCAACTGAAATTGACAATTTAAACCACGAACGTAAAAACCTCGACGCAAATGCTACAACTGATGCCCTTGACGAAATAGCTAATTCAGAAGATAAGGATAGCTTCTCAACAGTGCTTTTTAATCCGTCTTGGCAAAAAGGAATTTTAGGCATTGTTGCTTCACGCCTTACAGAATATCATTACAAACCAACTATAGTTTTTACAAGAGCAAATGAAGATGGGATTATCACCGGAAGTGCTCGCTCAATAAAAGATTTTGACATTTATGAAGCAATCGAGTCTTGCAAAGACCTGCTAATTCACTGGGGAGGACATACTTTTGCAGCAGGATTATCGTTAAAAGAAGCTGATTTTGAAACTTTTAAAAAACGATTTGACGAATATGCAAAATCAAAAATCACTAAAGAAATGATGGTGCCTGAAATAGAAATAGATGCTTATATTGACTTTAAAGACTTAAATAAAAAACTTTATTCTGTTTTAAAACAATTTGCTCCTTTTGGTCCAGGCAACATGAATCCTGTTTTTCAAACCAATCAAGTTTATGATAATGGATTTTCAAAATTAGTTGGCAATAATCATATTAAACTAATGGTTACACAAAGCAATTACAAAGCAATTGGATTACCGGGCATTGCTTTTCAGCTTGGCGGATATTATAGCGAAATTGAAAAACAAAACCCTTTTGATATTGTTTACACCATAGAAGAAAATGAATGGAATGGTAACATTACTCTTCAATTAAACGTGAAAGACATACTAATTAATAAAAACAACAAAGAAATATCACAATAATGAGAATATTAAGCGGCATAAGACCTACAGGAAATCTACATCTTGGAAATTATTTTGGAGCTGTAAAAAACTTCTTAAAACTTCAAGAAGAAAACGAATGCTTCTACTTCATTGCTGATTATCACAGCTTAACAACACATCCTACGCCTGAAAATTTGAACAATAATGTAAAACAAATATTAGCGGAATTTTTGGCTTGCGGACTTGACCCTGAAAAATCAACAATATACATTCAAAGCGATGTGCCCGAAACGATTGAGCTTTATCTTTTTTTAAACATGAATGCTTATATCGGTGAATTGATGCGGGTTACGTCATTTAAAGACAAAGCTAGAAAAAACCCAAACAACGTAAATGCTGGACTTGTTACCTACCCTACTCTAATGGCTGCTGACATACTAATTCACAATGCAGATAAAGTTCCCGTTGGCAAAGATCAGGAGCAGCATTTGGAGATGACACGCACTTTTGCAAACCGCTTTAACAGAATGTATAAAACAAATTATTTTAAAGAACCTGATGCTTTTAATTTTGGGCATGAGCTTGTAAAAGTGCCGGGACTTGACGGTAGCGGAAAAATGGGGAAATCTGAAGGCGAAGGAAATGCTATTTTCTTAATTGATGATGAAAAAACTATTTCAAAAAAAATAATGCGTGCCGTTACTGATAGCGGTCCTACAGAGCCAAACCAAAATCCTCCACAAGCTATTGAAAATCTATTCTCACTTCTTGAAATCGTTTCTGAAAAAGAAACTGTGGATTTTTTCAAAGAATCTTATGCTAACTGCTCTATCAGATATGGCGACATGAAAAAGCAATTGGCAAAAGACATGAATACTTTTATTGAGCCTATCAGAGAAAAAATTAAAAGCATAGCTTCAAACGACTCTGTTTTGTCAAAAGCAGCAGCAATGGGTCGTGAAAAAGCTCGCGCTAGCGCTCAAAAAACAATTAACGATGTTAGAAATATTATCGGATTTAAAAAAATATAAATTATGAAACCAGCAAAAGCATTTTATCCTCTCGCAGCATGGCTAATTAGATTATCTATGCTTCTTTTTTCTTATGTCTTCTTTTTTGACACAATCCAAGCTTTTAATACAAAAGATATAAACTTTTACATTGCTTGTGTCTTCACGTTATTTTCTATTTTACTTTTTGTAGGCGGCTTTTTAACTAAGCCTACAATGACAGTAGTTAGTGCTTTTATCCTTTTAGGGCTATCTATCTATAAGCTTATCGTGAATTTTGGGAGCAACACTAATACTGTTGTTTTCGCATTAGTTATTTCTGTTTCATTAGTTTTATTTTCAGTAGGGAACAAAAAGTAATTTGTGAATAATAAAAACGTTTCAACTCAAAAACCACCCGAAAAAGCCATTTTAGTTGGACTTATTACACCTTTGCAACCAGAAGCCAAAGCTCTTGAATACATGGAAGAACTTGACTTTCTGGCTCGTACTGCTAATGCTGTTGTGGTAAAGCATTTCAAGCAAAGGCTCGAAAAACCTGACGGAAGAACTTTTGTTGGAAAAGGAAAATTAGATGAAATAGCCTTTTATGTGGAAGAAAACGAGATTGACATTGTAATTTTCGACGACGAATTATCTCCAACACAGCTTAGAAACATAGAAGAAAAAATCAAATGCAAAATTTTAGACCGCACAAATCTGATTTTAGATATTTTTGCTTCAAGAGCCAGAACTGCTTATGCCATCACACAAGTAGAACTTGCTCAATATGAATATCTGCTGCCACGCTTAACAAGAATGTGGACTCACCTGCAAAAACAACGCGGTGGCATTGGTATGAAAGGACCCGGTGAAAAAGAAATTGAAACAGACAGACGCAATATTCGCAAAAGGATTTCTTTGCTAAAAGAAGATTTGAAATCTATTGACAGGCAAAAGCAAACACAACGCAAACAAAGAGAAAAGCTAATCAGAGTCTCATTAGTTGGATACACTAATGTTGGGAAAAGTACGCTAATGAATACTATTGCAAAATCAAATGTTTTTGCTGAAAACAAACTTTTTGCGACATTAGACACAACTGTACGCAAAGTTACATACAACCATTTGGCTTTTTTGATGAGCGATACCGTTGGTTTTATTCGCAAATTACCCACACACTTGATTGAGTCTTTCAAATCCACCCTTGACGAAATTCGAGAAGCTGACATCCTTTTGCATGTAATTGACATTTCACATCCAAACTACGAAGAGCAAATGGAAACCGTATATAATACATTGCACGATATTGGAGCCGGGAACAAGCCAATAATAAGCGTTTTCAACAAAATTGACATTTACAAATACGACGAAAACTCAGAAGAAGAGTCAGCAATATCTTCGCAGCAAATGCTTGAAGAGAGCATAATTGGAAAAATAGACACTCCCGCCATTTTTATTTCTGCAAAAAAAGGCAATAATATCGATAAGCTTAAGGAGCTGATTTTCAATGAAGTAAAAAAATTGCACTCAACAAAATATCCGGGAACAATACCTTTTTATTGATTTTTTAAAAAATATAATCTGTGGATAAGAATTTCGAGCTCCGTTCCTTGATTATTTCATCTAAAATATTTTTATTCAAATCGTTATCGCGTGCTGCCACTAAGGTTCTGATAGAAAAAACCCTCAACGCATCGCTTACAGACAATGTGCCGTCTGCCGAATCTTTTCTTCCTGTAAACGGGAATGTGTCTGGTCCTCGCTGACATTGACTATTAATATTCACGCGGCACACCTGATTTACCATTGGGTCTATTAATTTTGCTATTATTTTAGAGTTCTTGCCAAAAATGCTCGCTTGCTGCCCTACTTCGGAATTTTCTATATAGCATATTGGCACAGAAATATCGTCAAAAGGAACAATGGGAACAACAGGTCCAAACTGTTCTTCGCTATATATGCGCATTTTTTCATTCACAGGAAACAACACCGCGGGATAAAAAAATGTTTGCTGAATTTGTCCACCATTTTCATTTACCACTTTTGCTCCGTTTTTAACAGCATCTTCAACGTAGCTCTGCATATAATTTGTTTTGCCATCTTCAGGGAGCGGCGTAATAAAAACTCCTTCTTCCCACGGCAGCCCGTATTTCAGATTTGACACAGCTTGCGAAAAAAGACTTACAAACTTATCGGCAATTTTTTGATGAACAAACAATATTTTTAACGCTGTGCATCGTTGACCATTAAATGATAATGAACCTTTCACGCACTCTTTTACAGCCAAATCGATATCTGCATCTTCAAGTATAATTGCAGGATTTTTAGCTCCCAAGCCATAAACAGTTTTTAGTCTATTTAGCTTAGGATGCTGCACAGAAATTATGTTTGCTACCTTTGCAGAGCCTATAAACGCAAATACATCAATCAAGCCAGACTTCATAAGCGGCGTGATTATTACTTTTCCATCACCATAAATTGTGTTTACAACTCCTTTTGGAAAACATTTTTTAAAAGCATCTAATAATGGTCTAAGCAATAAAATTCCATGTTTTGCAGGTTTTAATATCACTGTATTTCCCATTATTAATGCAGGAATCATAGTTGTAAAAGTTTCGTTAAGCGGATAATTAAACGGACCCATGCACAAAACTACTCCAAGAGGTGCTCTCCTAATTTGAGCAAAAATCCCCTGTTCAAAAATAAAACGCGACGAAACGTGGTCTAAATCCTTCAATGATGAAATTGTAGCTAAAATATAATCAACAGTCCTATCAAATTCATTTTCTGAGTCTGTCAAGTTTTTCCCAATTTCCCACATCAATAATTTTACAACTTCCTCCTTATGCAATTTCATTTCGTTCACAAAATTATTCATGCACTTTATTCTCTCTCCAACAGCCATGGTGGGCCACTCTCCCTTACCATTATCATAAGCTTTTACAGCACTATTAAGTGCTTCTACAGACGCAGCCTCATCTAACAAAGGATAGCTGCCAATTAGAACCTGCTTGCTTTCTCCATTTTTAACATCACAAATTGGCGAAAAAATGTCTTTTAAAGGACCATCCCAAATTTTAATTTCTCCATCAACTAAATATTCCCTTTGATCAATTTTTTCAAATTTATATTTTTCAGGAATTGAATCTATACTGCAAAATATATCTTTCATAAATATTAAGTTTTCAAATTAATTGCTTCATAAAACGGAAGCCCTAAGATAATTCTTCTGAATTAACAAAAAAGAAATTTTGTGTTAATTGATTTTTAAAATCGCAAAGAACGTTTTTTTCTACTACTTTAGTTTTGTAATTCAAGCTCTCCATAAATTTTATAACCTCACCACGCTGGCTTGTATTCCACAATTCGCAATACACAACAGGTTTATTTTTTTGCAAAATATTTTTAGCTCCCTGCAAAACCTTGAATTCATGCCCTTCTACATCTATTTTTATAGCTTTTATTTTTGTATCAGAATTCGCCAACTCGCTTATATTATCCAATTTTTTCACAGGCACACGATATAAAGAGCCTTCTTCATTATTTTTATCATTTTCATTCACAACATGGCTTAAGCCCTGCTTTTTAGCACGCTTTTCTTTTGGCATAAGCATATCTATTTCTCCATCAAAATCGCTTAAAGCATTTTCCATTATTTTTACATTTTTCAGCTTAAAATAACGTACAACTCGCTTCAAAGCTCTTATATTTTCAGGCACTGGCTCAAAAGAATACACAAGCGAATTTTTCTTATTTTTTGCAAAATGAGCAGTCATAACGCCAATATTGGCGCCAATATCAAGGATAATTCCATCTCCTTCAATCAAATCAAATATTTTAAAAAAATCTTTTTCCTTCTTATTTGTCCTCAACCTATAATAAGTAAACAATGCAAAAACAAATAAGTAGTTGTTAAAGCCTAGTAATTTCTGTAAAAAAAATATTAAAGTATTTTTCATAATTCTCTATAAAATCATTTCTATTTTACAAACACCATATTCAGCCCCCAAAAGCATATTTCTTTAAAATCATATTTTTTCTATTTCTTCAAAATAAAATTCAAGGGTGCTGCCATGGACAGGAATATTGTGCTTTGCTTCAATTTTTCTATATTTTTGTCAATAAACCGTTGAAGGAAATATGCTTTGCAAAATTTCTTCTCTGCACCATTCTCAACATTAAGTCTATAGTAAGGACACAAGTTTGGATTCTTATCTAACTCTTTAAGAAACGATGGGAAAAATTCATCTACATTCATTCTGCTTAAATTAACTTTGAAGTACTTTATCTATTGTTTTCCATAATGATTTTGCGGTATTTTCCCATGAAAACATTTCCTTTCTAACTCTGCCCCTTTCTATCAGCATATTTCTAATATCTTCATTTTTATACAAAATATCCATTGCCATTGCTATTTCATCAACCGAATTTGGATTTACAAGCATAGCTGCATCGCCAGCGACTTCGGGCATCGACGAAACATTTGATGTTATAACAGGCGTTTCGGCATTAAATGCTTCCAAAATTGGAATTCCAAAGCCTTCAAATAAGGACACATATAGCAATGCAAAAGCAGAAGCTGTAATTTTATGTAATTCTTCAATCTCAACACGCCCTAAAAAAATCACATCATCTTTATATTGCATTGAATTAAAGCTGTCTTCTATATCTCCTTTCCACCACTTTTTTTGACCAACCACAACAAGTTTAAAATTACTTTCATTTTTTTGCTTAAACAAATCAAAAGCTCTAAAAATATTATCTAAATTTTTTCTCTTATGTATTGTACCTACAAAAAGGAAAAACTCAGAAGAATTTGTATATTTTTCTTTAATAATATTTTTAGTTTTTTCATCTACTGGCTTATATCTTTCATCACTGCCATTAAAAACAACATCTATTTTATCAGCAGGAATATTATAGGTTTTAACAATATCCTGTTTGCTAAAGTTAGAAACAGTAACTATTCTATCAGGTTTTTTTGCAAAAAGTGGAAAAAACCGCTTAAAATAATGTCTGTAAAGAACTGGTTTTATAAAATCTGGAAAATGCACAAAATTCAAATCATGAATTACATTCACAGTTTTTATATTTAATTTAGTTGGTATCCAGCCATCAGTTGACAAAAACAAATCGGGTTTTATTTTTTTTAATTTACGAGGAATGCTATATTCAAAAAAAAGATACCACAAGTATGGGTGCCGTGCCTGAGGATGTGCTACAACAGGAATTACATTATCTGAAAAAATAAATTCTTCAGAATATGGTCTGTCAAAAATAAAATAAAATTCATGCTCAGGATTAGCCTTTGTTATCCTTTTCAAGGTCTCATAAGTAAAAAAACCAATCCCATCTAACTTGTTCGGTAATAATAATCTAGTATTTACAGCAATCCTCATCTATCACATATATTATTTTACAAAATTAATGTTTTATTTTACATTGAAAAGCAGATAAAAATAATAATTATGAAAAAACAAATTTTATCGCCGCCGCCCGTCTTACCCTGCTTATTATGTCTGCTCGTCGCAACTTACTGATAATCAAGTAGTTATAAAATGCGGACACATTGCGGCTGTTTTACATAAAACACTGATAATAAAATAGTTATAAATATTAGCTGACTAAAAGTAGCTTTTCTGCAAAATTTTTTGTAAAATTTAAAATACAAAAAATTTTGCAGAAAAAAACTAGCTAATAAGTTTTTTTAATGCCTGCCATCAATTTATAAAGCAATGTGAATCAAACAATTACACACAGCGACCGTGTACAAACCTGACAGGTTTCTAAAACCTGCTAGGTTTAAAGAAATCATCGTAAAGCGTTGATAATCAAACAGTTATAA
It encodes:
- the rdgB gene encoding RdgB/HAM1 family non-canonical purine NTP pyrophosphatase yields the protein MKLIFATNNKHKLEEATNILFENFEIVGMNEVGFLDEIVENGSTIEENASIKSWTVYKALGLNCFADDTGLEIEALGGRPGVYSARYAGTENNFAANIKKVLAELEHEENRKARFRTAISLILEGKEYLFEGVVNGEIMRKCAGNAGFGYDPIFRPDGFLESFAELSPKEKNKISHRGRALKKLSDFLNRK
- the recJ gene encoding single-stranded-DNA-specific exonuclease RecJ codes for the protein MLPKRWILKNQGNEETIRLLMEEVNVSRTIANLLAQRGITTFDEAKAFFRPSLDSLHDPFLMKDMDKAVDRLIKAIEQKERILLYGDYDVDGTTAVATIYTFLKRFNIPLDYYIPDRFTEGYGVSIKGIDYAIETKCSLIIAVDCGIKDKEKTKYAKENNIDFIICDHHRPDEIIPDAIAVLDPKRKDCNYPFKELSGAGVGFKLMQGLASKLKINFDELRKLLDFVTLSIAADLVPITGENRIISYFGLKKINTNPSAGIEAIMRTAGIKRRPDSYYKTDYAFTKKISISDLVFVVGPRVNAAGRMQSGMNSVDLLISENADNADKIATEIDNLNHERKNLDANATTDALDEIANSEDKDSFSTVLFNPSWQKGILGIVASRLTEYHYKPTIVFTRANEDGIITGSARSIKDFDIYEAIESCKDLLIHWGGHTFAAGLSLKEADFETFKKRFDEYAKSKITKEMMVPEIEIDAYIDFKDLNKKLYSVLKQFAPFGPGNMNPVFQTNQVYDNGFSKLVGNNHIKLMVTQSNYKAIGLPGIAFQLGGYYSEIEKQNPFDIVYTIEENEWNGNITLQLNVKDILINKNNKEISQ
- the trpS gene encoding tryptophan--tRNA ligase, coding for MMRILSGIRPTGNLHLGNYFGAVKNFLKLQEENECFYFIADYHSLTTHPTPENLNNNVKQILAEFLACGLDPEKSTIYIQSDVPETIELYLFLNMNAYIGELMRVTSFKDKARKNPNNVNAGLVTYPTLMAADILIHNADKVPVGKDQEQHLEMTRTFANRFNRMYKTNYFKEPDAFNFGHELVKVPGLDGSGKMGKSEGEGNAIFLIDDEKTISKKIMRAVTDSGPTEPNQNPPQAIENLFSLLEIVSEKETVDFFKESYANCSIRYGDMKKQLAKDMNTFIEPIREKIKSIASNDSVLSKAAAMGREKARASAQKTINDVRNIIGFKKI
- the hflX gene encoding GTPase HflX, yielding MNNKNVSTQKPPEKAILVGLITPLQPEAKALEYMEELDFLARTANAVVVKHFKQRLEKPDGRTFVGKGKLDEIAFYVEENEIDIVIFDDELSPTQLRNIEEKIKCKILDRTNLILDIFASRARTAYAITQVELAQYEYLLPRLTRMWTHLQKQRGGIGMKGPGEKEIETDRRNIRKRISLLKEDLKSIDRQKQTQRKQREKLIRVSLVGYTNVGKSTLMNTIAKSNVFAENKLFATLDTTVRKVTYNHLAFLMSDTVGFIRKLPTHLIESFKSTLDEIREADILLHVIDISHPNYEEQMETVYNTLHDIGAGNKPIISVFNKIDIYKYDENSEEESAISSQQMLEESIIGKIDTPAIFISAKKGNNIDKLKELIFNEVKKLHSTKYPGTIPFY
- a CDS encoding NADP-dependent glyceraldehyde-3-phosphate dehydrogenase produces the protein MKDIFCSIDSIPEKYKFEKIDQREYLVDGEIKIWDGPLKDIFSPICDVKNGESKQVLIGSYPLLDEAASVEALNSAVKAYDNGKGEWPTMAVGERIKCMNNFVNEMKLHKEEVVKLLMWEIGKNLTDSENEFDRTVDYILATISSLKDLDHVSSRFIFEQGIFAQIRRAPLGVVLCMGPFNYPLNETFTTMIPALIMGNTVILKPAKHGILLLRPLLDAFKKCFPKGVVNTIYGDGKVIITPLMKSGLIDVFAFIGSAKVANIISVQHPKLNRLKTVYGLGAKNPAIILEDADIDLAVKECVKGSLSFNGQRCTALKILFVHQKIADKFVSLFSQAVSNLKYGLPWEEGVFITPLPEDGKTNYMQSYVEDAVKNGAKVVNENGGQIQQTFFYPAVLFPVNEKMRIYSEEQFGPVVPIVPFDDISVPICYIENSEVGQQASIFGKNSKIIAKLIDPMVNQVCRVNINSQCQRGPDTFPFTGRKDSADGTLSVSDALRVFSIRTLVAARDNDLNKNILDEIIKERSSKFLSTDYIF
- a CDS encoding FkbM family methyltransferase, which produces MKNTLIFFLQKLLGFNNYLFVFALFTYYRLRTNKKEKDFFKIFDLIEGDGIILDIGANIGVMTAHFAKNKKNSLVYSFEPVPENIRALKRVVRYFKLKNVKIMENALSDFDGEIDMLMPKEKRAKKQGLSHVVNENDKNNEEGSLYRVPVKKLDNISELANSDTKIKAIKIDVEGHEFKVLQGAKNILQKNKPVVYCELWNTSQRGEVIKFMESLNYKTKVVEKNVLCDFKNQLTQNFFFVNSEELS
- a CDS encoding glycosyltransferase family 4 protein gives rise to the protein MRIAVNTRLLLPNKLDGIGFFTYETLKRITKANPEHEFYFIFDRPYSEEFIFSDNVIPVVAHPQARHPYLWYLFFEYSIPRKLKKIKPDLFLSTDGWIPTKLNIKTVNVIHDLNFVHFPDFIKPVLYRHYFKRFFPLFAKKPDRIVTVSNFSKQDIVKTYNIPADKIDVVFNGSDERYKPVDEKTKNIIKEKYTNSSEFFLFVGTIHKRKNLDNIFRAFDLFKQKNESNFKLVVVGQKKWWKGDIEDSFNSMQYKDDVIFLGRVEIEELHKITASAFALLYVSLFEGFGIPILEAFNAETPVITSNVSSMPEVAGDAAMLVNPNSVDEIAMAMDILYKNEDIRNMLIERGRVRKEMFSWENTAKSLWKTIDKVLQS